A stretch of the Actinoalloteichus fjordicus genome encodes the following:
- a CDS encoding type II secretion system F family protein yields MTTWAALLGIGLGLGVLLLVTGWHAPAPDRAPRSSRPAREHRGPTVRRAVPAVGVALAGSVLTGWVVGGVLAGLACYALPRLLGRDPDHQRRVARVESIATWTEQLRDTLSAAAGLEQAILATADLAPVAIRPQIAALTARLRAGERLAPALRHLAGDLADPTADLVIAALISASQQQARRLADLLGSLALAAREQVSMRLRIDAGRARTRTSIRVIVGTTLAFAIGLVVLNRDYLTAYDTTTGQLVLLGVGGLFGAGFAWLARIATVIEPARVLTATADHTRSEHGVLP; encoded by the coding sequence ATGACCACCTGGGCCGCGCTCCTCGGCATCGGCCTCGGCCTCGGTGTGCTTCTCCTCGTCACCGGCTGGCACGCCCCTGCCCCCGACCGGGCGCCCCGGTCGTCGCGACCCGCACGGGAACACCGTGGGCCGACGGTGCGGCGCGCGGTGCCTGCGGTCGGCGTCGCCCTCGCGGGGTCGGTGCTTACCGGGTGGGTCGTCGGCGGAGTCCTGGCCGGGCTGGCCTGCTACGCACTGCCCCGACTGCTCGGCCGCGACCCCGACCACCAGCGGCGAGTCGCCCGCGTCGAGAGCATCGCGACCTGGACCGAGCAGCTGCGCGACACCCTCTCGGCCGCCGCCGGGTTGGAACAGGCGATCCTGGCCACCGCCGACCTCGCCCCCGTCGCCATCCGACCACAGATCGCCGCGCTCACCGCCCGGCTGCGCGCGGGAGAGCGACTGGCACCGGCCCTGCGGCACCTGGCCGGCGACCTCGCCGACCCGACCGCCGACCTGGTGATCGCCGCGCTGATCTCCGCGTCACAGCAGCAGGCCCGCCGACTCGCCGACCTCCTCGGGTCCTTGGCGCTGGCGGCGCGGGAGCAGGTGTCGATGCGGCTGCGCATCGACGCCGGACGCGCCCGGACTCGCACCTCGATCCGCGTCATCGTCGGCACCACGCTGGCCTTCGCCATCGGCCTGGTCGTGCTCAACCGCGACTACCTCACCGCCTACGACACCACCACCGGACAGCTGGTCCTCCTCGGCGTCGGCGGGCTCTTCGGCGCCGGGTTCGCCTGGCTGGCCCGGATCGCCACCGTCATCGAACCTGCTCGCGTCCTCACCGCGACCGCAGATCACACCCGGTCCGAACACGGGGTGCTCCCGTGA